ATGTAACCTTATTTATTCGCAAGCCCAACTCAGCAGGGGAGGATATTGACCTGCTTTTTGTTGTTCCGTCCGTTGCGGAAGGTAACCACGCCATCAATCAAAGCAAAAATGGTATGATCACGTCCAAGACCAGCATTCATGCCCGGCTTGATAACAGTGCCTCTCTGGCGAAGAATGATTGTGCCTGCGGCCACGGTTGAGCCACCAGCAGCCTTTACTCCGAGATATTTCGGATTACTGTCGCGACCGTTTTTTGTCGATCCGCCACCTTTTTTATGAGCCATAGCAAAAAATTAACGTTAAAAATCCTGAATTTTCTTTTTACAGCGAAAGAACTTCGATCTGGGTCATCTGCTGACGGTGTCCGTTTCTTGACTGGTAGCGTTTTCTGCGTTTTTTCTTGAAAACGATTACCTTCTCATCCTTGACATGACCAAGAATTCTTGCCTGAATGCTCCCTGCAGGGTTCAGAACGGTATTTTCTCCGTCAATTTGTGCCATGGTTTTGATTGCCATGGTTTCGCCAACGGCACTCTTTTGTCTGGGAACGAAAAGCGTATCCCCCTGTTTTACCAGATATTGTTTGTCGGAAATCTTGATCAGCGCCTGCATTACACAAATATTTTAGTGATAAAGGTCTCAAATATAGTATTAATTCCCTGAAAATCAAATTACTGAATGGATATCGTTCTCCTTGATTCAGAGAAGAAAAAAAGTGACCATGAGTACCAGCGTAAACATGATGAGAGAGATCCCAAAAAGACGGTACCAGTTTCCAAACTCCTGCCTGGAACAGGGATAGGAGATGTTGCGGACTGAGTGCATGATATAACCGATGGTCAGGGCAATCTGAAGCACGATCAGAAGGGATTTTACAAAAATCCAGATTGTCCATCCGTGGTAAAGTGCCGCAAGTGTGATACCCGTGAGGATGACCCCGATGACGGCAACATCGGCAACTTTTGTCTCCAGTTTGAGAAAGCGCCGGAGCAGGGAGGCATACTCTTCATGGTTACCCTCACTGCTGGTCAGTTTCTCTTCAAGCGCTTTCAGGAGGAAGAGTGACGCCAGAATGGTACCAAACCAGGATGCAAAAAAGATGATGTGCAGAAACCGCAGTATCGTGTGAAAAACCATCGTTCACCAGTCGAAATATTATCCCTATACTCTTCCTTGAACATACTGTTTCCTGAAGCCCTTGTCAAGTTGCAGGGAGCGATTCCGGCTCTTGTTTATTAAGTTGTGCTGCAGTAGCTTCTTTTTGAAAAAACAGGCCGGATTTCCGATCTCTGAGGGGTTTCATCATCGCATTATCAGCACCATGAGCAAAGCCGAGGGTACCATACAGAAAGAGCATTCTCCCATGATGCGGCAGTATCTTGAGGTTAAGGAGCGATATCCTGATTTTTTACTGCTTTTCAGGGTGGGTGATTTTTATGAAACCTTTTTTGACGATGCAGTCACGGTTTCAGCCGCGCTGAATATTGTGCTGACCAAACGCACAGCGGAAATCCCCATGGCAGGCTTCCCGCATCATGCAAGTGAAGGATATATAGCCAAACTGGTCAAAAAAGGGTTCAAGGTTGCGGTTTGCGACCAGGTTGAAGATCCTGCGGATGCGAAGGGGATTGTTCGCCGGGAAATCACCGATATCATCACTCCTGGCATTACCTACAGCGACAAGGTGCTTGACGACTGCCATAACAACTATCTTTGCGCTGTTGCCTTTCTCAAGGAGGGGAGGACGCTTCTTGCCGGTGTCGCCTTTATTGATGTTACCACGGCTGAATTCAAAATTGCTTCGCTTCATATCGAAGAGCTCAAGGATTTTGTTCTTTCACTTCACCCCTCGGAAGTTCTTGTCTCCTCTGCCGAGAAGGAGCGGTCGGAACTCCTGAAAAAGGCACTTTCGTCGGAGACGCTTGTTACAGAACTTGATTCATGGATGTTCAGCGAAGATCAGGCGCAGGAGGTTCTTTCACGGCAGTTCAAAACCCACTCCCTGAAAGGCTTTGGCATTGACGGCAACCGGGCGGGCAGGGTAGCGGCTGCTGTTATTCTCCAGTATATCGAAGAGACCCGCCAGAATCGTCTGCACTACATTACCCGGATAGGGGAGTTGCACAGCGCCGAGTATATGACCCTCGACCTGCAGACCAAGAGAAATCTTGAAATTATCTCATCCATGCAGGATGGCACACAGAATGGAAGTCTGCTTCAGGTGATCGACCGCACCCGCAACCCGATGGGGGCAAGGCTTCTGCGTCGCTGGCTGCAGAGACCGCTGAAGCGGGTTGATGAGATCCGGATGCGGCTTGATGCTGTGGGAGAACTCTCCGAATGCCGCGAAATGCGGGAGGCTCTTTCCGAACAATTATCCGCCATCAATGATCTGGAGCGCTGCCTTGCCCGTATTGCCACGTTCCGTACCATCCCAAGAGAGGTTCGTCAGCTTGGTTTATCACTCTCGGCTATTCCGATTCTTCAGGAACTGCTTCGTGAGGCAGGCTCGGCCCGGCTCATCGCTCTCGCGTCCAATCTGAAACCGCTCCCGGAACTTGCGGCATCTATTGAACAGGCAATTGACCCTGAATCGGGCGCATCCATGCGTGATGGCGGCTACATCCGCACCGGATATCACGCAGAACTTGATGAACTCCGCACCATTGCCTCGACCGCTAAAGATCGTCTTCTACAGATTCAGCAGGAGGAGAGGGCAGCCACCACCATCTCATCGCTCAAGGTCAGTTTCAACAAGGTCTTCGGTTACTATATCGAAATCAGCCGAGCCAACATCGACAAGGTACCGGCCTATTATGAAAAAAAACAGACCCTTGTCAATGCCGAGCGCTATACCATTCCAGCCCTGAAAGAGTATGAAGAGAAGATTCTCAACTCCGAAGAGAAAAGCTTTCTACTCGAAGCGCAGCTCTTTCACGACCTCTGCCTGCTTATTGCCGAGAACGCCTCCGCGATACAGGAAAATGCCGCACTGATTGCCGAAATCGACTCTCTCTGCTCCTTTGCTCTCTGCGCCTCTGAATATGGCTACTGCAAACCGGAGATCATGACGCACGAAAAGCTTGCTATCGTTGGTGGCCGTCACCCGGTACTCGAAAGGATGATGAGCGCCGAGGATCCCTATGTGCCCAATGACTGCCACTTCGATGAAAAACAGCAGATGCTCATCATAACCGGCCCCAACATGGCCGGAAAAAGCTCCTTTCTGCGTCAGACCGGCCTGATTGTTCTGCTCGCACAGGCAGGCAGCTTCGTTCCGGCTGAACGGGCGGAAATCGGGCTTGTTGACCGAATCTTTACACGGGTCGGCGCCTCCGACAACCTCGCTTCCGGCGAAAGCACCTTTCTGGTCGAAATGAACGAAGCGGCAAGCATTCTTAACAACGCCACATCAAAAAGCCTGCTGCTGCTCGATGAAATTGGCCGGGGAACCAGCACCTTTGATGGGATGTCGATTGCCTGGTCGATGAGCGAATATATCTGCCGTTCAATCGGGGCAAGAACCCTTTTTGCAACCCACTATCACGAACTTGCCGAACTGGAAAGTCGTCTGCCCGGGGTGGTAAACTACAACGCAACCGTCGTCGAAACCGCCGATAGCGTCATCTTTCTGCGCAAGATTATTCGCGGCTCCACCGACAACAGCTATGGCATTGAAGTGGCCAAAATGGCCGGAATGCCTGCGGAGGTGATTTCGCGGGCCAAAGAGATTCTTGCGGGGATGGAGAAGCGCGACATTCAAATTCCCCAAAACCGGCCACCAAAAATAAAAAGTATGCAGATCAGCCTTTTTGAAGAGTCCGACAACCAGCTTCGCAACGCGGTAGAGGCTCTTGACCTCGACCGCTTAACTCCTCTCGATGCCCTGCTGGAGCTAAAAAAGCTGCAGGAGCTGGCACGCAACGGGGGTGGCTATTGATGGCGGTTGCAGGGGAGAAGAGGGTTCTGCTCATCTTTATTCAGGCCGACAGCGGCGTTGACGGAGCGGCTTCACTCGACAGCGCCTCAGCCAAACGAAGCATTTTCACCTCACTGAAAGACTCTGCCCTGAGCAACATCATCCGGCGGGCGCAATTTGCCATTCCTCCCCTCGCCCTGATGATTCTCAGTTCACAGGTTGTGCCGGGAGTGAGCCAGACCATCTGCGACCTCCGCTTCGAAAAGCTCCCCCTCGACCAGCACTGGGATATGGCAGGTATCAGCGTCCAGACCGGAGCGGTCAAGCCTGCCTTTGAGCTTGCCCATGCGCTCCGCTCCCGAGGAATCAAGGTAGTGCTTGGCGGCCCTTACGTCACCATCTTCCCCGAGCAGTGCCGCGACCATGCCGATGCTTTGGTGATAGGGGAGGCCGACGACATCTGGCGCGAGGTGCAGGAGGATCTGCTTCGCGGCAGCCTGAAAGCAGAGTACCGGGTTGAGAGCTTTCCCGACCTCTCCATTGAGCGCACCGTCAGTAAAAGTGCGCTCGACATCAAGAGCTACTTCACCACCAACGTCGTGCAGACCACCCGGGGCTGCCCCTACAGTTGCGACTTCTGCAACGTCCACGTCATGAACGGCCACCGACTGCGTCACCGGAGCATTCCAGCCGTCCTCAGGGAGGTTGAAACGTTCCTTAAAGAGGACAAGCGGATCTTCTTCTTCCTCGACGACACCATTAACGCCGACGAAACGTACGCTGAACAACTCTTCCGCGAACTCGAACCTTTCAGGATCAGTTGGGTAGGCCAGGCCACCACAGCCCTCGGTGAAAAGCCTCGACTGCTTGACGCCTTCGCCCGCTCAGGCTGCGGCGCTCTCTTGGTCGGCATCGAAAGCCTCGATGACGGCAGCAATCACGCCCACAAAAAGTTCCATAACCCCTCCAACCGTCAGGTGGAGTGCATCAAAAACATACGAAAAGCCGGTATCTGCGTCTACGGCAGTTTCATTTACGGCCTCGACGAAGACAGCCTTGAACTCCCCGCAAAACTTGAAGCC
The DNA window shown above is from Pelodictyon phaeoclathratiforme BU-1 and carries:
- the rpmA gene encoding 50S ribosomal protein L27, producing the protein MAHKKGGGSTKNGRDSNPKYLGVKAAGGSTVAAGTIILRQRGTVIKPGMNAGLGRDHTIFALIDGVVTFRNGRNNKKQVNILPC
- the rplU gene encoding 50S ribosomal protein L21, encoding MQALIKISDKQYLVKQGDTLFVPRQKSAVGETMAIKTMAQIDGENTVLNPAGSIQARILGHVKDEKVIVFKKKRRKRYQSRNGHRQQMTQIEVLSL
- the mutS gene encoding DNA mismatch repair protein MutS, which encodes MSKAEGTIQKEHSPMMRQYLEVKERYPDFLLLFRVGDFYETFFDDAVTVSAALNIVLTKRTAEIPMAGFPHHASEGYIAKLVKKGFKVAVCDQVEDPADAKGIVRREITDIITPGITYSDKVLDDCHNNYLCAVAFLKEGRTLLAGVAFIDVTTAEFKIASLHIEELKDFVLSLHPSEVLVSSAEKERSELLKKALSSETLVTELDSWMFSEDQAQEVLSRQFKTHSLKGFGIDGNRAGRVAAAVILQYIEETRQNRLHYITRIGELHSAEYMTLDLQTKRNLEIISSMQDGTQNGSLLQVIDRTRNPMGARLLRRWLQRPLKRVDEIRMRLDAVGELSECREMREALSEQLSAINDLERCLARIATFRTIPREVRQLGLSLSAIPILQELLREAGSARLIALASNLKPLPELAASIEQAIDPESGASMRDGGYIRTGYHAELDELRTIASTAKDRLLQIQQEERAATTISSLKVSFNKVFGYYIEISRANIDKVPAYYEKKQTLVNAERYTIPALKEYEEKILNSEEKSFLLEAQLFHDLCLLIAENASAIQENAALIAEIDSLCSFALCASEYGYCKPEIMTHEKLAIVGGRHPVLERMMSAEDPYVPNDCHFDEKQQMLIITGPNMAGKSSFLRQTGLIVLLAQAGSFVPAERAEIGLVDRIFTRVGASDNLASGESTFLVEMNEAASILNNATSKSLLLLDEIGRGTSTFDGMSIAWSMSEYICRSIGARTLFATHYHELAELESRLPGVVNYNATVVETADSVIFLRKIIRGSTDNSYGIEVAKMAGMPAEVISRAKEILAGMEKRDIQIPQNRPPKIKSMQISLFEESDNQLRNAVEALDLDRLTPLDALLELKKLQELARNGGGY
- a CDS encoding B12-binding domain-containing radical SAM protein, with the protein product MAVAGEKRVLLIFIQADSGVDGAASLDSASAKRSIFTSLKDSALSNIIRRAQFAIPPLALMILSSQVVPGVSQTICDLRFEKLPLDQHWDMAGISVQTGAVKPAFELAHALRSRGIKVVLGGPYVTIFPEQCRDHADALVIGEADDIWREVQEDLLRGSLKAEYRVESFPDLSIERTVSKSALDIKSYFTTNVVQTTRGCPYSCDFCNVHVMNGHRLRHRSIPAVLREVETFLKEDKRIFFFLDDTINADETYAEQLFRELEPFRISWVGQATTALGEKPRLLDAFARSGCGALLVGIESLDDGSNHAHKKFHNPSNRQVECIKNIRKAGICVYGSFIYGLDEDSLELPAKLEAFIEETGIDVPGINLLRPIPGTGVFDRLALEGRLLHSPHDHDAFKFSWGQEMLYKPLRIPLQEFIPSYTALTKRVFTVQNALKRAARAPRLRSAVLMFNLLYVHMYGIARKDLTRQLHELD